In the genome of Planctomycetota bacterium, the window CCGGTGGCGTCCGATTCTGGGGCTGGCGGCGTTTCTGGCGATCGTGCCGGCCGTCCGGGCGCAGCAGGTGCAGCCGACTCAGAAGGCGCCGCCGGTCCCGCAGGCGCCTCCGGTCCAGAAGGCGCCGCCGGTCCAGCGAAACCCCCACATCGGGTATGTCTACCCCGCCGGGGGCCGGCGGGGCGACACGTTCCTGGTTACGGTCGGCGGGCAGTATTTAGACGGTGCGAATAATGTGCATGTGTCTGGTGCCGGCGTGATGGCCTCGGTCGTTGAGCGCGTCAAATCGATTTCGCCGAAAGAGGCCACGCTGTTGAGGGACCGGCTCAAGGAGTTGCTGGACAGGAAGTCGGCGGCCCTGGGGTTGCCGATGCCGGTGCGTCCCAAGGCACCCGCCAAGGCTGGCGCCTCCCCGGCTGCGGCGCCGGCTGCCGTCAAGCCCGCTCCCACGGAGTCTGCCGCGCCCACCCCGGCGGCACCCGCCGCGAAGCCCACATGGACGGCCGACGACGAGGCCATGGTCGCCGAAATCAAGAAAAAACTCGCCACGTTCATACGAAATCCCAGCAGCCCCGCCATTGCCGAGGTCGTTACGGTCCAGGTCGTCCTGGCGGCGGACGCGGAGCCCGGCCGTCGCGAAGGCCGAGATGGCCGTCACGCTGCCGGCCGTCGTGAACGGACAGATCATGGCCGGCGGCGTGGACCGGTACCGGTTCCAGGCACTCAAGGGCCAGCGATTGGTCGTTGCCGTCAGCGCGCGGGAATTGATCCCGTACCTGCCCGACGCCGTCCCAGGTTGGTTCCAGGCCACGTTGACGCTTTACGATGCCAAGGAAAACGAACTGGCGTATAGCGATGACTTCCGTTTCAATCCCGATCCGGTTCTCTCCTGCCGGATCCCCGAGGACGGCGAATACGCGATTGAGATCAAGGACGCCATTTACCGCGGCCGCGAGGATTTCGTCTACCGCATCGCCCTGGGCGAACTGCCGTTTGTGACGGGCATCTTCCCCTTGGGCGGGCAGGCCGGCGCCCAAACCACCGTGGAAGTGCAGGGCTGGAATCTCCCGGCGACCCGGCTGACGATGGATGCCGGCGACAAAGGGCCGGGCGTTTACCCGCTTTCCGTGCGCGGCGCCGAATGGGCGTCCAACGCGGTGCCCTTTGCGGTGGACACGCTGCCGGAAGGTCCGGAACACGAGCCCAACAACCAGTTGGCCGGCGCCCAGCCGATCACCCTTCCGCTCATCGTCAACGGGCGGATCGACGGACCGGGCGACAGGGACGTGTTCCGCTTCGAAGGCCGCGCCGGCGACGACATTGTTGCGGAAGTCTGCGCACGCCGACTGAACTCGCCGCTGGACTCCATGCTCAAACTGACCGACGCCGCTGGCAAGGTGCTGGCGTCCAATGACGATTACGAGGACAAAGGTTCGGGCTTGAACACGCACCACGCGGATTCCTGGCTCCGCGCGCGCCTGCCGGCCGACGGAACCTACTACCTGCACTTGGCCGATGTGCAGCACCAAGGCGGCGAGGAATACGCCTATCGCCTGTGTGTCCGCCCCCCGCGGCCGGATTTTGAACTGCGGGTCGTGCCGGCCAGCATCCGCGTCCGCGGAAGCACGAGCACGCCGCTTACCGTGTATGCCCTCCGCCGGGACGGGTTTTCCGGCGAGATCGCCCTCGAGTTGAAGGATGCGCCGGCGGGATTCGCATTGAGCGGCGGCAAGGTGCCCGCCGACGAGGACCAGGTGCAACTCACGCTGACGGTCCGGCCGACGCCCCCCAAGGGGATCCTCCGCCTGGGCCTGGAAGGTCGCGCGATGATCCAGGGACAGGAGGTTCTCCGGCCGGCCGTCCCGGCAGAAGACATGATGCAGGCCTTCGCTTACCGGCATCTCGTTCCCGCGCAAGAACTGATGGTGGCGGTTAGCTCCGCTGGTGCGCAACCCGGCGGGGCGGCCCAGGGCCGCAGTGCGAGCATGGAACCCGCCGCCGCCCTGGTGGCGAAGTACTTGGCTAAGGAAGTGGGTCTGGCGACGGACAAGACGGAAGGGTTCGTCTCGGCCTACGTCGGCGAGCGCAAAGCCGGGCTGGCGCGCCTGCGCACCTCCTCTTCCGGCGGTGTCGCAGAGAAGGCCGGCGAGGTTCTTGCCGAAAACGCAAAAGCGA includes:
- a CDS encoding PPC domain-containing protein, with the translated sequence MAVTLPAVVNGQIMAGGVDRYRFQALKGQRLVVAVSARELIPYLPDAVPGWFQATLTLYDAKENELAYSDDFRFNPDPVLSCRIPEDGEYAIEIKDAIYRGREDFVYRIALGELPFVTGIFPLGGQAGAQTTVEVQGWNLPATRLTMDAGDKGPGVYPLSVRGAEWASNAVPFAVDTLPEGPEHEPNNQLAGAQPITLPLIVNGRIDGPGDRDVFRFEGRAGDDIVAEVCARRLNSPLDSMLKLTDAAGKVLASNDDYEDKGSGLNTHHADSWLRARLPADGTYYLHLADVQHQGGEEYAYRLCVRPPRPDFELRVVPASIRVRGSTSTPLTVYALRRDGFSGEIALELKDAPAGFALSGGKVPADEDQVQLTLTVRPTPPKGILRLGLEGRAMIQGQEVLRPAVPAEDMMQAFAYRHLVPAQELMVAVSSAGAQPGGAAQGRSASMEPAAALVAKYLAKEVGLATDKTEGFVSAYVGERKAGLARLRTSSSGGVAEKAGEVLAENAKAILAVLNASLTPEQVRKAAEILGSLSGDMDKEVAFLLDAKVPEGKIEQALPVLSKYATSARERVYGKVLSGQLAREDAPAGIKELRASTAKELAAVICEDLARKWAEAPAARFGGGEGGKAK